One genomic region from Macaca mulatta isolate MMU2019108-1 chromosome 20, T2T-MMU8v2.0, whole genome shotgun sequence encodes:
- the CHTF18 gene encoding chromosome transmission fidelity protein 18 homolog isoform X1 yields the protein MEDYEQELYGVEDDFHSQFAAELEVLAELEAGASTPSPSGVPLSTAGRPPRTFEEALARGDAASRPAPAASLGSSQGRAGKRQVDADLQPAGSLPHAPRIKRPRLQAVKRLNFKSEEMEELPLPDCPPMDITPPPSPEDLAELWDHEASDAAADVGLTRASPAARNPVLRRPPILEDYVHVTSTEGIRAYLVLRADPVATGVQSSLLHVPWRGGGQLDLLGVSFASLKEQVDGERRERLLQEAQRLSDTLRSLRSGEEEAAQPVGAPEEEPADGQDTCTHCLWVDEFAPRHYTELLSDDFTNRCLLKWLKLWDLVVFGHERPSRKPRPSVEPARVSKEATAPGKWKSHEQVLEEMLEAGLDPSQRPRQKVALLCGPPGLGKTTLAHVIARHAGYSVVEMNASDDRSPEAFRTRIEAATQMESVLGAGGKPNCLVIDEIDGAPVAAINVLLSILNRKGPQEAEPQGPAVPSGGGRRRRAEGALLMRPIICICNDQFAPSLRQLKQQALLLHFPPTLPSRLVQRLQEVSLRQGMRTDPGVLAALCEKTDNDIRACINTLQFLYSRGQRELSVRDVQATRVGLKDQRRGLFSVWQEVFQLPRAQRRRVGQDPTLPADTLLLGDGDAGSLTSASQRFYRVLHAAASAGEHEKVVQGLFDNFLRLRLRDSSLGAVCAALDWLAFDDLLAGAAHHSQSFQLLRYPPFLPVAFHVLFASSHTPRITFPSSQQEAQNRMSQMRNLIQTLVSGIAPAARSRATPQALLLDALCLLLDILAPKLRPVSTQLYSTREKQQLASLVGTMLAYSLTYHQERTPDGQYIYRLEPNVEELCRFPELPARKPLTYQAKQLIAREIEVEKMRRAEALAQAENSPQVDGSSPGLEGLLGGSGEKGVCRPAPRNHEQRLEHIMRRAVREEQPERDFFGRVVVRSTAARSAGDTAPEQDSVERRMGTAVGRSEVWFRFNEGVSNAVRRSLYIRDLL from the exons ATGGAGGACTACGAGCAGGAGCTGTACGGCGTGGAGGACGATTTCCACAGCCAGTTCGCGGCCGAGCTGGAGGTGCTGGCCGAGCTGGAAG CAGGGGCGTCGACTCCGTCGCCCTCCGGGGTCCCCCTGTCCACCGCGGGCCGGCCCCCGCGGACGTTCGAGGAGGCCCTCGCCAGAGGGGACGCGGCCTCCCGCCCCGCCCCAGCCGCATCTCTGGGCAGCAGCCAGGGCCGCGCCGGGAAGAGGCAGGTGGACGCCGACCTGCAGCCGGCTGGGTCTCTTCCCCACG cccccaggatCAAACGGCCTAGGCTGCAGGCGGTCAAGAGGCTGAACTTCAAGTCGGAGGAGATGGAGGAGCTGCCTCTTCCCGACTGTCCGCCGATGGACATCACCCCGCCGCCGAGCCCTGAGGACCTTGCTGAGCTGTGGGACCACGA AGCCTCAGACGCTGCTGCTGACGTGGGTCTCACACGGGCCTCACCAGCTGCCCGCAATCCCGTCCTGAGGCGGCCCCCCATCTTGGAGGACTACGTCCATGTGACATCCACGGAGGGCATCCGGGCCTATCTGGTGCTGCGTGCTGACCCTGTCGCCACAGGGGTGCAG AGCTCTCTGCTCCACGTCCCGTGGCGAGGCGGTGGCCAGCTGGATCTGCTGGGTGTGTCCTTCGCCTCCCTGAAGGAGCAGGTCGACGGCGAG CGGCGGGAGCGGCTGCTTCAGGAGGCCCAGAGGCTCTCAGACACCCTGCGCAG TCTCAGGtcaggggaggaggaggcagcccAGCCCGTGGGGGCCCCTGAGGAGGAGCCAGCTGACGGCCAAGACACCTGCACTCACTGCCTCTGGGTGGATGAGTTTGCACCCCGGCACTACACGGAGCTGCTCAGTGATGAC TTCACCAACCGCTGCCTGCTCAAGTGGCTGAAGTTGTGGGACTTGGTGGTGTTTGGCCACGAGAGGCCTTCCCGGAAGCCCAGGCCCAGTGTTGAGCCGGCCCGGGTCAGCAAGGAGGCCACGGCCCCAGGAAAGTGGAAGAGCCACGAACAGGTGCTGGAGGAGATGCTGGAGGCTGGGCTGGACCCGAGCCAGCGACCGAGGCAGAAG GTGGCACTGCTGTGTGGGCCTCCGGGGCTGGGGAAGACCACCCTGGCACACGTGATTGCACGTCACGCGGGGTACTCTGTGGTGGAGATGAACGCCAG TGACGACCGTAGTCCGGAGGCCTTCCGCACGCGCATCGAGGCGGCCACCCAGATGGAGTCGGTGCTGGGTGCTGGTGGGAAGCCCAACTGCCTGGTCATTGATGAGATCGACGGGGCCCCCGTG GCCGCCATCAACGTCCTCCTGAGCATCCTGAACCGCAAGGGGCCACAGGAGGCGGAGCCACAGGGCCCAGCTGTGCCTTCGGGTGGCGGCCGACGGCGCCGGGCAGAGGGGGCGCTCCTCATGAGGCCCATTATTTGCATTTGCAACGACCA GTTCGCACCGTCCCTGCGGCAGCTGAAACAGCAGGCGCTCCTGCTGCACTTCCCGCCGACTCTGCCCTCGAGGCTGGTGCAGCGACTCCAGGAG GTCTCCCTGCGGCAGGGCATGAGGACTGACCCGGGGGTGCTGGCGGCCCTCTGTGAGAAAACTGACAATGACATCCGGGCCTGCATCAACACCCTGCAG TTCCTGTACAGTCGGGGCCAGCGGGAGCTGAGTGTGCGAGACGTGCAGGCCACACGCGTGGGCCTCAAGGACCAGCGCAGAGGGCTCTTCTCGGTGTGGCAGGAGGTCTTCCAGCTGCCTCGAGCCCAGAG GCGCCGTGTGGGCCAGGACCCCACCCTGCCTGCTGACACGCTCCTGCTGGGTGACGGGGATGCGGGCTCCCTGACCTCCGCCTCGCAGCGATTCTACCGTGTCCTGCATGCTGCCGCCTCCGCGGGCGAGCACGAGAAGGTGGTCCAG GGCCTGTTTGACAACTTCCTGCGCCTGCGGCTtcgagactccagcctgggcgccgtGTGTGCGGCCCTCGACTGGCTGGCCTTCGACGACCTGCTGGCGGGGGCTGCTCACCACAGCCAGAGCTTCCAGCTGCTGCGCTACCCACCGTTCCTGCCCGTGGCCTTCCACGTGCTATTTGCTTCCAGCCACACACCTAGGATCACCTTCCCCAGCAGCCAGCAGGAG GCTCAGAACCGGATGAGCCAGATGAGGAACCTGATCCAGACGCTGGTGTCCGGCATCGCACCAGCCGCGCGCAGCCGGGCCACGCCCCAGGCCTTGCTCCTGGACGCCCTCTGCCTGCTCCTGGACATTCTTGCGCCCAAGCTCCGCCCC GTGAGCACACAGCTGTACAGCACCCGTGAGAAGCAACAGCTGGCCAGCCTGGTGGGCACGATGCTCGCTTACAGCCTGACCTACCACCAGGAGCGCACGCCCGACGGGCAGTATATCTACAGGCTGGAGCC GAACGTGGAGGAACTCTGCCGCTTCCCCGAGCTGCCTGCCCGCAAGCCCCTGACCTACCAGGCCAAGCAGCTCATCGCCCGCGAGATCGAGGTGGAGAAGATGCGGCGGGCGGAGGCTTTGGCCCAGGCAGAGAACAGCCCCCAG GTGGACGGGAGCTCCCCAGGGCTCGAGGGTCTGCTGGGGGGCAGTGGGGAGAAAGGGGTGTGCCGACCTGCCCCACGCAACCACGAGCAGCGGCTGGAGCACATCATGAGGCGAGCGGTCCGGGAGGAACAG CCTGAGAGGGACTTCTTTGGACGTGTGGTTGTCAGGAGCACAGCAGCCCGgagtgcag GGGACACGGCCCCGGAGCAGGACTCAGTGGAGCGGCGCATGGGCACGGCGGTGGGCAGGAGCGAGGTCTGGTTCCGCTTCAACGAGGGTGTCTCCAATGCTGTGCGGCGCAGCCTGTACATCAGGGACTTGCTCTAG
- the CHTF18 gene encoding chromosome transmission fidelity protein 18 homolog isoform X4 has protein sequence MEDYEQELYGVEDDFHSQFAAELEVLAELEGASTPSPSGVPLSTAGRPPRTFEEALARGDAASRPAPAASLGSSQGRAGKRQVDADLQPAGSLPHAPRIKRPRLQAVKRLNFKSEEMEELPLPDCPPMDITPPPSPEDLAELWDHEASDAAADVGLTRASPAARNPVLRRPPILEDYVHVTSTEGIRAYLVLRADPVATGVQSSLLHVPWRGGGQLDLLGVSFASLKEQVDGERRERLLQEAQRLSDTLRSLRSGEEEAAQPVGAPEEEPADGQDTCTHCLWVDEFAPRHYTELLSDDFTNRCLLKWLKLWDLVVFGHERPSRKPRPSVEPARVSKEATAPGKWKSHEQVLEEMLEAGLDPSQRPRQKVALLCGPPGLGKTTLAHVIARHAGYSVVEMNASDDRSPEAFRTRIEAATQMESVLGAGGKPNCLVIDEIDGAPVAAINVLLSILNRKGPQEAEPQGPAVPSGGGRRRRAEGALLMRPIICICNDQFAPSLRQLKQQALLLHFPPTLPSRLVQRLQEFLYSRGQRELSVRDVQATRVGLKDQRRGLFSVWQEVFQLPRAQRRRVGQDPTLPADTLLLGDGDAGSLTSASQRFYRVLHAAASAGEHEKVVQGLFDNFLRLRLRDSSLGAVCAALDWLAFDDLLAGAAHHSQSFQLLRYPPFLPVAFHVLFASSHTPRITFPSSQQEAQNRMSQMRNLIQTLVSGIAPAARSRATPQALLLDALCLLLDILAPKLRPVSTQLYSTREKQQLASLVGTMLAYSLTYHQERTPDGQYIYRLEPNVEELCRFPELPARKPLTYQAKQLIAREIEVEKMRRAEALAQAENSPQVDGSSPGLEGLLGGSGEKGVCRPAPRNHEQRLEHIMRRAVREEQPERDFFGRVVVRSTAARSAGDTAPEQDSVERRMGTAVGRSEVWFRFNEGVSNAVRRSLYIRDLL, from the exons ATGGAGGACTACGAGCAGGAGCTGTACGGCGTGGAGGACGATTTCCACAGCCAGTTCGCGGCCGAGCTGGAGGTGCTGGCCGAGCTGGAAG GGGCGTCGACTCCGTCGCCCTCCGGGGTCCCCCTGTCCACCGCGGGCCGGCCCCCGCGGACGTTCGAGGAGGCCCTCGCCAGAGGGGACGCGGCCTCCCGCCCCGCCCCAGCCGCATCTCTGGGCAGCAGCCAGGGCCGCGCCGGGAAGAGGCAGGTGGACGCCGACCTGCAGCCGGCTGGGTCTCTTCCCCACG cccccaggatCAAACGGCCTAGGCTGCAGGCGGTCAAGAGGCTGAACTTCAAGTCGGAGGAGATGGAGGAGCTGCCTCTTCCCGACTGTCCGCCGATGGACATCACCCCGCCGCCGAGCCCTGAGGACCTTGCTGAGCTGTGGGACCACGA AGCCTCAGACGCTGCTGCTGACGTGGGTCTCACACGGGCCTCACCAGCTGCCCGCAATCCCGTCCTGAGGCGGCCCCCCATCTTGGAGGACTACGTCCATGTGACATCCACGGAGGGCATCCGGGCCTATCTGGTGCTGCGTGCTGACCCTGTCGCCACAGGGGTGCAG AGCTCTCTGCTCCACGTCCCGTGGCGAGGCGGTGGCCAGCTGGATCTGCTGGGTGTGTCCTTCGCCTCCCTGAAGGAGCAGGTCGACGGCGAG CGGCGGGAGCGGCTGCTTCAGGAGGCCCAGAGGCTCTCAGACACCCTGCGCAG TCTCAGGtcaggggaggaggaggcagcccAGCCCGTGGGGGCCCCTGAGGAGGAGCCAGCTGACGGCCAAGACACCTGCACTCACTGCCTCTGGGTGGATGAGTTTGCACCCCGGCACTACACGGAGCTGCTCAGTGATGAC TTCACCAACCGCTGCCTGCTCAAGTGGCTGAAGTTGTGGGACTTGGTGGTGTTTGGCCACGAGAGGCCTTCCCGGAAGCCCAGGCCCAGTGTTGAGCCGGCCCGGGTCAGCAAGGAGGCCACGGCCCCAGGAAAGTGGAAGAGCCACGAACAGGTGCTGGAGGAGATGCTGGAGGCTGGGCTGGACCCGAGCCAGCGACCGAGGCAGAAG GTGGCACTGCTGTGTGGGCCTCCGGGGCTGGGGAAGACCACCCTGGCACACGTGATTGCACGTCACGCGGGGTACTCTGTGGTGGAGATGAACGCCAG TGACGACCGTAGTCCGGAGGCCTTCCGCACGCGCATCGAGGCGGCCACCCAGATGGAGTCGGTGCTGGGTGCTGGTGGGAAGCCCAACTGCCTGGTCATTGATGAGATCGACGGGGCCCCCGTG GCCGCCATCAACGTCCTCCTGAGCATCCTGAACCGCAAGGGGCCACAGGAGGCGGAGCCACAGGGCCCAGCTGTGCCTTCGGGTGGCGGCCGACGGCGCCGGGCAGAGGGGGCGCTCCTCATGAGGCCCATTATTTGCATTTGCAACGACCA GTTCGCACCGTCCCTGCGGCAGCTGAAACAGCAGGCGCTCCTGCTGCACTTCCCGCCGACTCTGCCCTCGAGGCTGGTGCAGCGACTCCAGGAG TTCCTGTACAGTCGGGGCCAGCGGGAGCTGAGTGTGCGAGACGTGCAGGCCACACGCGTGGGCCTCAAGGACCAGCGCAGAGGGCTCTTCTCGGTGTGGCAGGAGGTCTTCCAGCTGCCTCGAGCCCAGAG GCGCCGTGTGGGCCAGGACCCCACCCTGCCTGCTGACACGCTCCTGCTGGGTGACGGGGATGCGGGCTCCCTGACCTCCGCCTCGCAGCGATTCTACCGTGTCCTGCATGCTGCCGCCTCCGCGGGCGAGCACGAGAAGGTGGTCCAG GGCCTGTTTGACAACTTCCTGCGCCTGCGGCTtcgagactccagcctgggcgccgtGTGTGCGGCCCTCGACTGGCTGGCCTTCGACGACCTGCTGGCGGGGGCTGCTCACCACAGCCAGAGCTTCCAGCTGCTGCGCTACCCACCGTTCCTGCCCGTGGCCTTCCACGTGCTATTTGCTTCCAGCCACACACCTAGGATCACCTTCCCCAGCAGCCAGCAGGAG GCTCAGAACCGGATGAGCCAGATGAGGAACCTGATCCAGACGCTGGTGTCCGGCATCGCACCAGCCGCGCGCAGCCGGGCCACGCCCCAGGCCTTGCTCCTGGACGCCCTCTGCCTGCTCCTGGACATTCTTGCGCCCAAGCTCCGCCCC GTGAGCACACAGCTGTACAGCACCCGTGAGAAGCAACAGCTGGCCAGCCTGGTGGGCACGATGCTCGCTTACAGCCTGACCTACCACCAGGAGCGCACGCCCGACGGGCAGTATATCTACAGGCTGGAGCC GAACGTGGAGGAACTCTGCCGCTTCCCCGAGCTGCCTGCCCGCAAGCCCCTGACCTACCAGGCCAAGCAGCTCATCGCCCGCGAGATCGAGGTGGAGAAGATGCGGCGGGCGGAGGCTTTGGCCCAGGCAGAGAACAGCCCCCAG GTGGACGGGAGCTCCCCAGGGCTCGAGGGTCTGCTGGGGGGCAGTGGGGAGAAAGGGGTGTGCCGACCTGCCCCACGCAACCACGAGCAGCGGCTGGAGCACATCATGAGGCGAGCGGTCCGGGAGGAACAG CCTGAGAGGGACTTCTTTGGACGTGTGGTTGTCAGGAGCACAGCAGCCCGgagtgcag GGGACACGGCCCCGGAGCAGGACTCAGTGGAGCGGCGCATGGGCACGGCGGTGGGCAGGAGCGAGGTCTGGTTCCGCTTCAACGAGGGTGTCTCCAATGCTGTGCGGCGCAGCCTGTACATCAGGGACTTGCTCTAG
- the CHTF18 gene encoding chromosome transmission fidelity protein 18 homolog isoform X3, with the protein MEDYEQELYGVEDDFHSQFAAELEVLAELEAGASTPSPSGVPLSTAGRPPRTFEEALARGDAASRPAPAASLGSSQGRAGKRQVDADLQPAGSLPHAPRIKRPRLQAVKRLNFKSEEMEELPLPDCPPMDITPPPSPEDLAELWDHEASDAAADVGLTRASPAARNPVLRRPPILEDYVHVTSTEGIRAYLVLRADPVATGVQSSLLHVPWRGGGQLDLLGVSFASLKEQVDGERRERLLQEAQRLSDTLRSLRSGEEEAAQPVGAPEEEPADGQDTCTHCLWVDEFAPRHYTELLSDDFTNRCLLKWLKLWDLVVFGHERPSRKPRPSVEPARVSKEATAPGKWKSHEQVLEEMLEAGLDPSQRPRQKVALLCGPPGLGKTTLAHVIARHAGYSVVEMNASDDRSPEAFRTRIEAATQMESVLGAGGKPNCLVIDEIDGAPVAAINVLLSILNRKGPQEAEPQGPAVPSGGGRRRRAEGALLMRPIICICNDQFAPSLRQLKQQALLLHFPPTLPSRLVQRLQEFLYSRGQRELSVRDVQATRVGLKDQRRGLFSVWQEVFQLPRAQRRRVGQDPTLPADTLLLGDGDAGSLTSASQRFYRVLHAAASAGEHEKVVQGLFDNFLRLRLRDSSLGAVCAALDWLAFDDLLAGAAHHSQSFQLLRYPPFLPVAFHVLFASSHTPRITFPSSQQEAQNRMSQMRNLIQTLVSGIAPAARSRATPQALLLDALCLLLDILAPKLRPVSTQLYSTREKQQLASLVGTMLAYSLTYHQERTPDGQYIYRLEPNVEELCRFPELPARKPLTYQAKQLIAREIEVEKMRRAEALAQAENSPQVDGSSPGLEGLLGGSGEKGVCRPAPRNHEQRLEHIMRRAVREEQPERDFFGRVVVRSTAARSAGDTAPEQDSVERRMGTAVGRSEVWFRFNEGVSNAVRRSLYIRDLL; encoded by the exons ATGGAGGACTACGAGCAGGAGCTGTACGGCGTGGAGGACGATTTCCACAGCCAGTTCGCGGCCGAGCTGGAGGTGCTGGCCGAGCTGGAAG CAGGGGCGTCGACTCCGTCGCCCTCCGGGGTCCCCCTGTCCACCGCGGGCCGGCCCCCGCGGACGTTCGAGGAGGCCCTCGCCAGAGGGGACGCGGCCTCCCGCCCCGCCCCAGCCGCATCTCTGGGCAGCAGCCAGGGCCGCGCCGGGAAGAGGCAGGTGGACGCCGACCTGCAGCCGGCTGGGTCTCTTCCCCACG cccccaggatCAAACGGCCTAGGCTGCAGGCGGTCAAGAGGCTGAACTTCAAGTCGGAGGAGATGGAGGAGCTGCCTCTTCCCGACTGTCCGCCGATGGACATCACCCCGCCGCCGAGCCCTGAGGACCTTGCTGAGCTGTGGGACCACGA AGCCTCAGACGCTGCTGCTGACGTGGGTCTCACACGGGCCTCACCAGCTGCCCGCAATCCCGTCCTGAGGCGGCCCCCCATCTTGGAGGACTACGTCCATGTGACATCCACGGAGGGCATCCGGGCCTATCTGGTGCTGCGTGCTGACCCTGTCGCCACAGGGGTGCAG AGCTCTCTGCTCCACGTCCCGTGGCGAGGCGGTGGCCAGCTGGATCTGCTGGGTGTGTCCTTCGCCTCCCTGAAGGAGCAGGTCGACGGCGAG CGGCGGGAGCGGCTGCTTCAGGAGGCCCAGAGGCTCTCAGACACCCTGCGCAG TCTCAGGtcaggggaggaggaggcagcccAGCCCGTGGGGGCCCCTGAGGAGGAGCCAGCTGACGGCCAAGACACCTGCACTCACTGCCTCTGGGTGGATGAGTTTGCACCCCGGCACTACACGGAGCTGCTCAGTGATGAC TTCACCAACCGCTGCCTGCTCAAGTGGCTGAAGTTGTGGGACTTGGTGGTGTTTGGCCACGAGAGGCCTTCCCGGAAGCCCAGGCCCAGTGTTGAGCCGGCCCGGGTCAGCAAGGAGGCCACGGCCCCAGGAAAGTGGAAGAGCCACGAACAGGTGCTGGAGGAGATGCTGGAGGCTGGGCTGGACCCGAGCCAGCGACCGAGGCAGAAG GTGGCACTGCTGTGTGGGCCTCCGGGGCTGGGGAAGACCACCCTGGCACACGTGATTGCACGTCACGCGGGGTACTCTGTGGTGGAGATGAACGCCAG TGACGACCGTAGTCCGGAGGCCTTCCGCACGCGCATCGAGGCGGCCACCCAGATGGAGTCGGTGCTGGGTGCTGGTGGGAAGCCCAACTGCCTGGTCATTGATGAGATCGACGGGGCCCCCGTG GCCGCCATCAACGTCCTCCTGAGCATCCTGAACCGCAAGGGGCCACAGGAGGCGGAGCCACAGGGCCCAGCTGTGCCTTCGGGTGGCGGCCGACGGCGCCGGGCAGAGGGGGCGCTCCTCATGAGGCCCATTATTTGCATTTGCAACGACCA GTTCGCACCGTCCCTGCGGCAGCTGAAACAGCAGGCGCTCCTGCTGCACTTCCCGCCGACTCTGCCCTCGAGGCTGGTGCAGCGACTCCAGGAG TTCCTGTACAGTCGGGGCCAGCGGGAGCTGAGTGTGCGAGACGTGCAGGCCACACGCGTGGGCCTCAAGGACCAGCGCAGAGGGCTCTTCTCGGTGTGGCAGGAGGTCTTCCAGCTGCCTCGAGCCCAGAG GCGCCGTGTGGGCCAGGACCCCACCCTGCCTGCTGACACGCTCCTGCTGGGTGACGGGGATGCGGGCTCCCTGACCTCCGCCTCGCAGCGATTCTACCGTGTCCTGCATGCTGCCGCCTCCGCGGGCGAGCACGAGAAGGTGGTCCAG GGCCTGTTTGACAACTTCCTGCGCCTGCGGCTtcgagactccagcctgggcgccgtGTGTGCGGCCCTCGACTGGCTGGCCTTCGACGACCTGCTGGCGGGGGCTGCTCACCACAGCCAGAGCTTCCAGCTGCTGCGCTACCCACCGTTCCTGCCCGTGGCCTTCCACGTGCTATTTGCTTCCAGCCACACACCTAGGATCACCTTCCCCAGCAGCCAGCAGGAG GCTCAGAACCGGATGAGCCAGATGAGGAACCTGATCCAGACGCTGGTGTCCGGCATCGCACCAGCCGCGCGCAGCCGGGCCACGCCCCAGGCCTTGCTCCTGGACGCCCTCTGCCTGCTCCTGGACATTCTTGCGCCCAAGCTCCGCCCC GTGAGCACACAGCTGTACAGCACCCGTGAGAAGCAACAGCTGGCCAGCCTGGTGGGCACGATGCTCGCTTACAGCCTGACCTACCACCAGGAGCGCACGCCCGACGGGCAGTATATCTACAGGCTGGAGCC GAACGTGGAGGAACTCTGCCGCTTCCCCGAGCTGCCTGCCCGCAAGCCCCTGACCTACCAGGCCAAGCAGCTCATCGCCCGCGAGATCGAGGTGGAGAAGATGCGGCGGGCGGAGGCTTTGGCCCAGGCAGAGAACAGCCCCCAG GTGGACGGGAGCTCCCCAGGGCTCGAGGGTCTGCTGGGGGGCAGTGGGGAGAAAGGGGTGTGCCGACCTGCCCCACGCAACCACGAGCAGCGGCTGGAGCACATCATGAGGCGAGCGGTCCGGGAGGAACAG CCTGAGAGGGACTTCTTTGGACGTGTGGTTGTCAGGAGCACAGCAGCCCGgagtgcag GGGACACGGCCCCGGAGCAGGACTCAGTGGAGCGGCGCATGGGCACGGCGGTGGGCAGGAGCGAGGTCTGGTTCCGCTTCAACGAGGGTGTCTCCAATGCTGTGCGGCGCAGCCTGTACATCAGGGACTTGCTCTAG